The genomic window GCTATGTAGACATCAGGATTGATATCATATATGAGGCCCGGATTATTGGCCCTCGATACGTTGACATGGCCAGCACCGATGCCGAAGAAGTCCGCCGTAGTCCCTGTCTCGTCGGTGATCGGATTGCCATCATTGGCCGTCAACTCGGCCGTCGTCATGATCGCAGACTTGATTGCTGCCGTGGACCAGTCTGGATGTGAGCTTTTGAGCAGAGCTGCAATTCCACTGAGGTGTGGGGTGGCCATGGAGGTGCCGGATATCATGTTATATCTGGTGGCGGTGTCGGAAGGTCCGACTTCGAAGGGCCATGCAGCTAAAATATTCATCCCGGGACCGACGATGTCGGGCTTCAAGATGTTCCGGTCGGCCTTACTCGGCCCTCTCGAGGAGAAGTAAGCGAGAGCCGGGGCCGGCTTTGTTTTCATCAATGTGCCTTTGAAGGTGATCGACGCCGTGGGAGCCGATACTGAATTGATGTACTGTTTGATCGTCAGGCCATCGGAGTAGCTCACATGCGACGCCGGTAGTACATTAGCATCAGCAAAGGTGGTGACCCCTTCTTCCCTTAGATTCGCGAGGATCATGCCCAGCCCTCCGGCGCTCCTCACAGTTTCGCCCTTGGACACCCTATCCACATTGCCTTCATCACATAGCACGATCTTCCCCTGGACGTCGATCCCATCCAGCGAGCCATTAGAGCAGAAAGCCGCACTAGTACCGCTCGCTCCGGGGTAGACCAAAGGCAGCTGGGAGGAGCGGAAGCTACTTGGCTGGTAAGCAGATTCGCCATCGAGCTCCACTCCGCTCCCAAGTGTCACCGTTGTTCTAAGTAAGCGATCCATGGTGCTGGCGCCGACCGTCAGAATCCATGGTGCCTCATTAGATAGCGTAGCGGAGCCCGGTCCTGAATTTCCTGCGGCGCAACTGACAAAGATTCCCTTCTGGATCGCCCCCATTGCGCCGATTGCGATGCTGTCGTTGTAAAAAGGAGCGGAGGATGCAACAAGGGATATGGATAGCACGTCGACTCCATCATCGACGGCAGCATCCATCCCTGCTAACATGTCAGAAGCCAAGCAAGCATCTAAAGCACATACCTTATAGATGGCAAGGTAAGCTAGAGGTGCCACGCCAGAAGCTGTGCCATTAGCTAGACCATTGATGTTGGCGTTATCGACGAACATGCCGGCCGCCGTGCTAGCCGTGTGCGTGCCATGTCCATCATAATCGTAGGGTCCTTGCAGCGTCACTCTTCTGGGTGCAGCATCCATGGCCAAGGCACCTCGGACGAAGTTCCTTGCGCCGATGAGCTTGTTGTTGCAGTCTGAGGCATTGAACTCGCAAGCACCCTTCCATCTGGATGGCGGAGGGGGCATCCCCTCGTCACCAAAGGAGGGGTGGTTAGGCGAGATTCCGCTGTCCAGGACTCCAATTATGACGCCTTTGCCGTAGTTGGAGTCATTCCAGAACCCCGGCGTGCCACGGCTGAGACCCAAGAACTCAGGGGAGTGGGTTGTTTGCAGAGGAAGGATCCGATCGTGGTACGCATGTGCGAAGCCGGGTTTCTTCTTCATTTCTGCCAGCTCTCTATCTGTCAATCGAGCGGCAAAGCCACTGATGACGTTTTTGTATGAATA from Elaeis guineensis isolate ETL-2024a chromosome 4, EG11, whole genome shotgun sequence includes these protein-coding regions:
- the LOC105037636 gene encoding subtilisin-like protease, with protein sequence MSNMVIPFFLSILFLSHLAPMAISQETNSSTLKTYIVHVHRAPGAAVFASSDEREKWYRSFLPTGITSSGEPPRMIYSYKNVISGFAARLTDRELAEMKKKPGFAHAYHDRILPLQTTHSPEFLGLSRGTPGFWNDSNYGKGVIIGVLDSGISPNHPSFGDEGMPPPPSRWKGACEFNASDCNNKLIGARNFVRGALAMDAAPRRVTLQGPYDYDGHGTHTASTAAGMFVDNANINGLANGTASGVAPLAYLAIYKVCALDACLASDMLAGMDAAVDDGVDVLSISLVASSAPFYNDSIAIGAMGAIQKGIFVSCAAGNSGPGSATLSNEAPWILTVGASTMDRLLRTTVTLGSGVELDGESAYQPSSFRSSQLPLVYPGASGTSAAFCSNGSLDGIDVQGKIVLCDEGNVDRVSKGETVRSAGGLGMILANLREEGVTTFADANVLPASHVSYSDGLTIKQYINSVSAPTASITFKGTLMKTKPAPALAYFSSRGPSKADRNILKPDIVGPGMNILAAWPFEVGPSDTATRYNMISGTSMATPHLSGIAALLKSSHPDWSTAAIKSAIMTTAELTANDGNPITDETGTTADFFGIGAGHVNVSRANNPGLIYDINPDVYIAYLCGLSYTDMQVSVVARHSIKCSDVGSIAGKDLNYPSFMVFLNAGNGYTVEVTRTVTNVGAPISTYDVDSTAISDQVKVEVRPTRLSFTKAHEILLYNVTFSSSGSNGGVNYQGYLRWVSSDGGITVRSQMMVSIN